The genomic interval tcctctgcaaatgatccaaaatgcagctgcacggcttgttttcaacctgcctaagttcccacacacaaccccactgctgtgatccctccactggcttccggtagctgcacgcatcagattaaaaaaacggaccagctccctcttacctcaaagccctcatcagtcctcgcactgcaccccgcaccctcagatctactagcactgctcgactggttccaccatctctcaggctaagaggcaagtatacaacaagactcttttctgttctggcaccaatgaacttcccctaggggtccagacagctgagtcactggctattttcaaatgatGGTTGAAGACCATCTTATTCacgaaacacttcaactagcacttccttccttgtttattgcatatatgtttataactcatggtatcttaagtttgtaacctagtgaaccagagttaaggTAACAATAATAGAGACTGAAGCACTTCTGTATGTCGcgctggataagggcatctgccaaatgctgtaaatgtaaatggagcccctcagggctgcatgctcagccTACTGCtattcaccttgctgactcacgattgtgcagcaatgcacagatcaaatcatattatcaagtttgcCGATGACACGAacatggtgggtctcatcagcaagaatgatgagtcagcatacagagaggaggtgcaacagctaactgcctggtgtagatcCAACAACCtatctctgaatgttgataaaaccaaTGAGATGGTTGTTGATTTCAGGAGCAcgcagagtgaccactctctgctgaacatcaacAGATCATCTATAGAGAtggtcaagagcaccaaatttcttggtgttcatctagcggagaacttcacctggtcactcaacaccagctccatcaccaagaacgCCCAGCAGTGTCTttacttcttacgaaggctgagaaaggcacatctccctcccccattttgactactttttacagagggaccattgagagcattctgagcagctgcatcactgtcagGTTTGgaaactgcaccatctcggatctcaaaaccctgcagcggatagtgacgacagctgagaagatcattggagtctctcttccctctatcattgacatttacaccacacgttgcatctgcaaagccaaaagCATTgaggatgaccccacacacccctcacacacactcttcaccctactgcTGTCTGAAGAAAGGTatcgaagcattcgggccctcaggACCAGActttgtaacagtttcttttcacaagccatcagactccttaataacttaactgaactgtactgagcacaacacacacacacacatcaactgtatggactgcacagacctacaccaaatacacactcttccaatatatatccatcaaactgtttacttACTGTTTTGCACAGTTTTTTGCTccttgcacatgctgtctcacatttcagtcgattgttgttttgcacaatcctttacaatatctcaggtaactcctgctataatactgtgtttattccagtatttctgcacacgcaatattgtttgaacatacattatttacaattgtcggcgctgtttctttttattgtcttttgtgaatTGTCTTtggtgtaatgtcttgtatttctTGTTTGCACtgccttttgtcctgcactgtttgcaccaggttgcacagatgcactttttgtggctaggactactaattaagtccttagctctgtctttgtttcatgtagcaccatggccctggagaaacgttgtctcatttcactgtgtactgcaacagctatatatggttgaattgacaataaaagcttcttgatttgacttgacttgactcaccGACTGGTGTAAGGTTGACAACGTATATATCTCCCAGATACAAGGCCCAGTGCTGATAGGCCGGTCGAAAGATCTCGATCAGGTCACCGGGCTGGGGTTCTCTGTAAGTGTCTAGGTCACTAGTAGCCatctgaaattaaaaaacatcCCATAAGTCAAAACTCAGGAGAAATCTGAGTTcggttgtttcttttttcacacCTTTGTATGAATCGTTCAACACCAGTACGATGAAAAGatccattacatttacatttacggcatttggcagacacccttatccagagcgacatacaaaagtgctattccaagtatttcaggaagagtgTCTCATGTGTCCAAGTTATAGCTGACAatgaaatgatgatgatgatgatgatgatggggtgTGACTTTAACCTTCTAATCGGCTAAGACTATCTGTGTAATGGTGGCGGTTAAGCATGTTTGCAcaaaactattggcaccccTCACCATGAGATAATAGCAGCATCCGGTCTGTTCCTGCTGCAATTTTAAAGATGTTGGGAAAACCTGTAGAGGACCTGTAGAGGACTTCTCCTAGAGCTCTGTGTAAATTGATGTCTTATTTCACTCAAATTTGGAGACTGATcagaataaagcagttactgaagatgaatgaataattttgtAGGGATGTCAGTAATTAGGACACAATAAGATAATTAAATTCAGCTTGTTGTGTTCAGCTTGAGCATCTCACAAAACACTGGGGACTCTTTCCacgaatgttaaataaataaataaatctccttatcttagaaaacaaaaaaaaacaacaaccagatTTTAAACAGATTCATGACAAGCATCCATCATGGACTGATGTCACCTTTTAAGCTGTTGCTATTGAAACGATTACATATTAGTACGAATACATTAACCTCCTGAGACCCGCatgctactgttgtgtacattacaatttctactgattctcttaattcatagctgataactataaatttaatcagtgttttcaaggaagcagtttggcaaaagaattatacctaacagtctcatataaggttggtacaataaatatatagacaatATATAGACaaatgttatgtcctcatatgaggacatacgggtctcaagaggttaaTGTAAACCTGAGATTTTTTAGCTGCATTAGAGTGttatagaaagaaaattaatcagtgccttctgaccaatcagatgaaGAGGTGGTTTGGATACAACATTATTGAATAAAGTGGTAACTTGCGTCACTGGAGAATGTTGGAGAATTGCCAGAcaatcaggacacacacacacacacacacacacacacacacacacaaacaatacagcAGCACAAGAAGCCACAATAGCCACAAAATAATAGAGAAACAGGTAGAAAAATacaatggaagtgttaaactatataatattatagatttttttcgCAGTAATTTTCTACTGCCAGACTTTcattccccagacaatcaccccgatcaacaactcaccataattatattccctgcttcatatctataagtactgcattatcagaaacGTCAGTCATCACaccatctgtatatattacacacactactgctgctatatattgtacaaaagcataatattgcacaatacttttatttgcactcccatgcacttctcacactttaagTACATAACttatctgtcatatattctgtattcctatttaatgctcatactgtctatattgacTCACATCGTCTATTTTGTCTTCTATAGTCCAAgttaaatgtatagtatagtgttatttatgtctgtacctttgagagtcacaaacagctggaaccaaattccttgtgtgtgtaaacacacttggccaataaaccagattctgattctgattctgattctgatgatcaTTATTTATAGTAAACCACAGCCcttactatctatctatctatctatctatctatctatctatctatctatctatctatctatctatctatctatctatctatctatctatttgtttttaaacttttttatttcaaatgtacctacagtacagtgtgtgtaacctgaTAGATTAAGTGAATTGGCTGCAGAAACTTCTCAGGATTTTTCCCAGTTTTTTTCACCCATTGTATTGTGCTGTGTAACTGAATTCTTGAAACATAAAACCAAACATATCTACAAAATAGACAAtcaaacaacatttaaaaaaaaaagaaaaaagccacGGAGAGATATTGcagtaaaacacattttaatgtgtCCAGATGTTATGGGGTTTCCCTGGGATTAAAATGGTGACTGTAAGCAATGCATTTTGGGAAAAAGTCTGAAATTACAGGCATGAGAAATGTATGTAATTCATTCGTTCTTCAGCAACACTGctcataatataaaaatgtttttatatatcagCAAAACAATCCTCACCCGGTGTCAAAGAACAAAACCTAAATCATAAGCACAAACTAAGTAGCTCTggttaaatagaattaaaaaatgatATGTGCATAGAATTAAAAGCTTGAATTTGTGAGTTGCAATGATGTCAGGAAGGTCTGTTCCTGTTGCGATTGTTGATGAGGCCAAGCATAGAAAAGGCACTCGCTGCTGCGGTCACCAAACTTATCGCCCCGATAGCACGCGTTGCCTAAAAACACAAGAGACCAGATACAATAAACGTAATGAATGATCGGTTTAAATGCAGttatgtatatctgtatatttttcaaaattaaagGTGTATGAAATTTCCTGTGTGGACACAATGCCTTGTGTAAATATATTCCCCcacaatctttattttttaaatggaatGTAATAACAGACAAAAAACAATACCTACATGAGAGTGATTGTATAAGTATTCAGTAATTGTTAGTGTTAAACCCCATTTAGAAATCACATAATTAAATTAACTGCATGCTGGAGGAtttctggtttgttttttttgccctcAGTACCTACTTtcttgcatttatatatatttatatatttatttatataactgcCATTTTCCTGGGACAATGAAacgtggtggtagcatcatgatGCCTGGACTGGGAAACTGTTCAGGCTTGAGGACAATAAGgatgcagacaaacacacagggaattcttaaaagaaaacctttttcAAGAGACTTGCACAAAACATGAGACTGGACGAAGCTTCACCTTTCACCAGGACAACACTGCTAATAATACCACAACAACTAGACTGGAGTGTTTTCAAAACAAAGAACCTGAATGTGTTAGAATAGACTAATCAAACCCAATCTTCCATCAAATTGAGAAACTGTGGTGTCAAAATCTTCTTTCTAATCTGATGGACTTTAAGTAATTTCCTTATGCATTAAAGCGCAAAAGGTTCAGGGTCAGGATCCTTAAGAGTTAAGAATTCATTTACACTCCACATTGTAGCACTATATTATGTGGGAAAGTTCAAGGAAGTAAATATTTATGCAAGGCATTGTATAGTCTCTGCTCTCGTTCAAGACGTTTAATAATCTTGTACTCTCTACTTTACAGGAACTGTCCTGTAtttaataacaaacagaaatgtCACATGGATTAAAACCTGCTCAGATAAACCCTTGCCATATCGCAGCAGGGTGACAAAGTGCTCGCAGTTGCTGCCCAACAGGTCATAtgacacctcctgaccaatcagtaGCTGTGCTTGCTCAATAATCTCAGACACAGGCAAAGGCGTGTGACTGCTGTCGTATTTATTGTTGACACGGAACGTATCTTCCCCCACAACGTCCTTCAGGAGCTGCATTCGCACCACAGCCTTCCGAGTGAACACTGACTTCACGCTGGACCTGGCGGCTGCTTGGCTCTCATCTAAGGGAAGACCAGAAATCACTCACACTGCATGTACATGGAatattcaaaacaaaattattggcCCCTTTCATAATGAGTAAACAATCAAAACACACCTACATAATCATTTCCTTAACACATgaagacactaacacacaaaaaagGTTGCAGGATGCTTGCACAAAACTATTGTCACTTTCACAAGGAGAGAATACACCACTTAATCTCTTCCTATGATTTCTAACAAGGTTGGGAAAACAAGtagaggattttatttttattgactcATCCATTCAGATAAACATATATCAGTTTAACATGTAACTGGAAGACTTCTTTAATTTAGACTACCAGGTTAGAATCTGGAGACTAATCGATCCAAAACCATTTGAACTTTTTCCAGGGAttacatgtttttattaatcataCTGTAGACATGGTTGTGTTTAAAGGTAGTTTTATTGCTTGTGCAGTTTTTCTATATTTACTgactgtgttgtattgtgttgtgttaaaagTTCTTTGGGTTTTcaccaagaaaataaaaatttcatcTTTGACCACGATAAAGCAGCTACTGAAGAATTATAgaagaagtctttatttatgtaatgtatacatctcagcacagtgaaattctttaacCACATAtctcaactttggaggttggggtcagagcacagggtcagccatgatacagcaccccttgGAGCAGTGAgtgctaagggccttgcttaagggcccaacagtagcagtttGGCAGTGatagggcttgaaccccgatccaatcaacagcccagagccttaaccgcttgagccaccactgccctaatTAATTTTGAAGGGGCACCAATAATTTTGCCACATTTTGACGGAAAACACTATTATTCAGAATCAAAATATTGCAATAATTCTTTGTGATGTTTATCATATAGAACATTTTCCACAGTCTTTAAAAGGCTGGCAATAATACCCAAGAGTATTGTGCTAATAACTGTTAGAAACATAATGAATTTCACTTCCTACAGAGTCAGAGTGAGCTCCAAGGCTGACGCACTCACCGACTGGTGTAAGATTGATGACGTATCCATCTCCCAGATACAAGGCCCAGTGCTGATAGGCCGGTCGAAAGATCTCGATCAGGTCACCGGGCTGGGGTTCGCTGTAAGTGTCTGGGTCACTAGTAGCCATCTGAAATGAAAAAACATCCCATAAGTCAAAACTCAGGAGAATTCTGAGTTcggttgtttcttttttcatacCTTTGTATGAATCGTTCAACACCAGTACGATAAAAAGCCccgttacatttacatttatgggcccttatccagaacgacttgCAAAAGTGCTATTccaagtatttcaggaagaggtaggtttTCACCCGTTGTTTgtagacagccagtgactcgaCTATTTGGACATCTAGGGgaggttcattccaccacctcggtgtcagaacagaaaagagtcttgatgtatacctacgtcttaccctgagagacggAGGGACCAGTCGAGGGAGCGAGATGCAGTGTAaagagtgataagagctttgaggtaagagggagctggtccatttttggccttgtaggcaagcatcagtggtgtggtgtgtaagAATGAATGCAGGGTGAAAACAGGTTGAAAACATTACTTACATTAATGTTTGCGTTCAGTTGATTATCCGTCATCCCAAAGCAAAACTGTACATattctatagaaaaaaaaatgtttttgatatAGAGTTTGGTTTATAACGTGGTATCATCATCACGTGTACATGTTATAGCGAAAGCATCACAGCACAATAATCAGATAAACCAGTAATCCAATAATTATGTGTCAAAGTTAGAGGTGACAATgacaaaatgatgatgatgatgatgatgatgatggggtgTTCCTTTACAGCAAAATAATCAACAGATTTTTGTAATATGGCGcaaaaagtgtgttttattcctttgacCTCACAGCATTTTATTAAGTAAAGAATGATATGTCATAACACCATAACTTCATAACTTTATATTCCTTtctagttatatttaatgtaaattttcctgaaaaacaaattAGCTAACGTTATGcttcatattaaatataattcataGTATTAACACAAACTATTTTCTAACACCTTCTAATAGGCTAAGACTATCTGTGTAATGGTAGCAGTTAGGCATGTTTGCACAAAACTACTGGCACCCCTAGCATCAGGTCTGTTCCTGTGGTAATTTTAAAGATGTTGGGAAAACCTGTAGAGGATTTAGGACTTCTACTCCAGCTCCGTGTAACTTGATGTCTTATTTCGCTCAAATTTGGAgactgatcaggataaagcagttactgaagatgaatgaataattttgtAGGGATGTCAATAATTAGGACACAGTAAGACAATTAAATTCAGCTTGTTGTGTTACAAATCTCAAAGAACATCTCACAAAACACTGGAGACGCTTTCCacgaatgttaaataaataaataaatctcctcatctcacaaaacaaaaaaaaaaatgaaatgaatcagcgccttctgaccaatcagatgtaGAGTTGTATTATAAGATGTGTTTATTAGGAATTCCGTATTACTTTGGATACAATATTATTGAATACAGTGATAACTTGCGTCACTGGAGAATGTTGGAGAATTGCCAGAcaatcaggacacacacacacacacaaacaatacagcACACAAGAAGCCACAATAGCCACAAAATAATAGAGAAACAGGTAGAAAAATacaatggaagtgttaaactatacaatatagatttttttcccaGTAATTTTCTACTGCCAGACTTTCATTCCGCAGGCAATCACCccgatcaacaactcaccataattatattccctgcttcatatctataagtactgcattatcagaactgtcagtcatcacaccatctgtatatattacacacactactgctgctatatattgtacaaaagcataatattgcacaatattgttatttgcactcccatgcacttctcacactttaagTACATAACttatctgtcatatattctgtattcctatttaatgctcatactgtctatattgactcacatcatctgttttgtcttgtcttgtatagttcaagttaaatgtatagtatagtgttatttactgtatgtctgtacctttgagagtcacaaacagctggaaccaaattccttgtgtgtgtaaacacacttggccaataaaccagATTCTGATCCGATTCTGATGATCATTACTTTTTAacaattttgttaaataaaaatccctGAATGTTCTAACTTATAGTGAACCACAGCCcttactatctatctatctatctatctatctatctatctatctatctatctatctatctatctatctatctatcattttatttgtttttaaacttttttatttcaaatgtacctacagtacagtgtgtgtaacccGATAGATTAAGTGAATTGGCTGCAGAAACTTCTCaggatttttctgtttttttcaccCACTGTATTGTGCTGTGTAACTGAATTCCTGAAACATTAAACCACAAATATCTACAAAATAGACAATCAacaacattttttgaaaaaaaaaagaaagacccAAACTACTTACTTAACAGCAGGAATCATCCTTGTCTGTATCTCTATTCCACTTCCATTG from Tachysurus vachellii isolate PV-2020 chromosome 1, HZAU_Pvac_v1, whole genome shotgun sequence carries:
- the LOC132842669 gene encoding phospholipase A and acyltransferase 1-like isoform X1, which translates into the protein MTDNQLNANINMATSDPDTYSEPQPGDLIEIFRPAYQHWALYLGDGYVINLTPVDESQAAARSSVKSVFTRKAVVRMQLLKDVVGEDTFRVNNKYDSSHTPLPVSEIIEQAQLLIGQEVSYDLLGSNCEHFVTLLRYGKGLSEQATRAIGAISLVTAAASAFSMLGLINNRNRNRPS
- the LOC132842669 gene encoding phospholipase A and acyltransferase 1-like isoform X2, with product MATSDPDTYSEPQPGDLIEIFRPAYQHWALYLGDGYVINLTPVDESQAAARSSVKSVFTRKAVVRMQLLKDVVGEDTFRVNNKYDSSHTPLPVSEIIEQAQLLIGQEVSYDLLGSNCEHFVTLLRYGKGLSEQATRAIGAISLVTAAASAFSMLGLINNRNRNRPS